ACCAGCTCGGCCGGCAGGTGCTCGATCCGGATCGTCCCGTCATCCGCGAACAGGCACGCGCGTTCGAGCACGTTGCGCAGCTCGCGGATGTTGCCCGGCCACGCGTACGCATCGAGACACGCGAGCGCCCGCTCGGTCAGCACGAACGGGCGGGCCGCGAACGGCCGCGCGCCCGCGTCGCCCGCGCTGGCGCGCGCGTTCGCGATTCGCCGCAGGATCGACTCGGCCAGCAGCGCGACGTCGCCGCGCCGCTCGCGCAGCGCCGGCAACGGAATCGGAAACGCGTTGATCCGGTAGTAAAGGTCCTGCCGGAAACGGCCGTCGTCGATCATCTCGCGCAGCGGCTTGTGCGTGGCCGCGACCAGCCGGAAATCCGCGCGCAGCGCCTCGACGCCGCCGACGCGGCGGAACGTGCCCGACTCGATCAACCGCAGCAGCTTCACCTGCATCGGCAGCGGCACGTCGCCGATCTCGTCGAGGAACAGCGTGCCGCCCTGCGCGGTTTCGACGAGGCCCGGCTTGCGCTGGTTCGCGCCCGTGAACGCGCCCTTCTCGTAACCGAACAGTTCGCTCTCGAACAACGTCTCGGCGATCCCCGAACAATCGACGACGACGAACGGCCCCATCGCGCGGTCGCTCGCCTCGTGCAGCGCGCGGGCGAACAGCTCCTTGCCGGTGCCCGATTCGCCGAGCAGCAGCACCGGCAGCATCGAGGGCGCGACGCGCTGCAATGCGCCGAGCGCCGAATTGAACGCATCGGCGCCGCCGACGAGCCCTTCCGCGCTCGGTTGCGCGGATGCGCTGCGCACCGTCGTCAGGCGCTCGACATAGGCGATCACGTTGCCGTCGGCATCGAAGATCGGCCGCAATTCGACATCGACATGCTCGGGGCCGCGCGGCGTGTGGTGGATGTGCAGCACGCGGTTCAGCCCGCGCGATTCGAGCGCCTGCTTCATCGGGCAATGCTCGCCCGCCTGGTCGCACGGCACGTCGTAGTGATGCGAGACCTGGAAGCAGTGCCGGCCCACGTGCTCGACGCCTGCGACGCCGAACTGGCGCCGGTACGCATCGTTCGCCGCGAGGATGCGGTAGTCGGGATCGACGACGATCATCGGCTGCGGATCCTGCTCGAGATACGCGACGAGCGCGCGCACGTCGGGCATGGCGTCGTCGCGCGGCGCGGGGACGATCGGGATGGTGTCGTGCGGATTCATGCGGACGCTCGGTGAAGGGCAGCCTGGCGAACTGCCAGGCAGACTGCCAATTCTGCCACGACACTGCCAGATGTGGCAGTCCGCGTCGGCGACCGGATGCCGCCGACGCCCGCGCATCACGGCGGCCGCACCGAAAATCCGAGCGGAATCAAGTCCCTGGCAGATCGGCCGGGGCTGCGCTGCAACCTGGCACGCTTCTTGAGTTACAGATCCCGATTGCACTTGCAGAACCCGATCGAGGACACCCCGTGAGCCATGCCACCACGCTGTCGGTCGAAGGCTTTTTCGACCCGGCGACCCACACCGTCAGCTATTTGCTACTCGATACCGCGAGCCGCGCGTGCGCGCTGATCGACAGCGTGCTCGACTACGACCCCAAATCCGGCCGCACGAGCACGGCCAGCGCCGACCGGCTGATCGCCCGTGTCGCCGAACTCGGCGCCGACGTGCACTGGCTGCTGGAAACCCATGTGCACGCCGACCACCTGTCGGCCGCGCCGTACCTGAAGGAACACGTCGGCGGACAGATCGCGATCGGTTCGCACGTGCGCCGCGTGCAGCACGTGTTCGGCACGCTGTTCAACGCAGGCCCCGGCTTCGCGCAGGACGGCCGCCAGTTCGACCGGCTGCTCGACGACGGCGACACGCTCGCGCTCGGCGCGCTGACGATCCGCGCGCTGCACACGCCGGGCCACACGCCCGCGTGCATGACCTACTGCGTCGACGACGCGGCGCAGCGCGCGGCATTCGTCGGCGACACGCTGTTCATGCCCGACTACGGCACGGCCCGCTGCGACTTCCCCGGCGGCGACGCGCGCACGCTGTACCGCTCGATCGCGCGCGTGCTCGGCCTGCCGCCCGACACGCGCCTGTACCTGTGCCACGACTATCAGCCGGGCGGCCGCGACGTGCAGTTCGAGACGACCGTGGCCGAGCAGCGCCGCGCGAACGTGCACGTGAAGGACGGCGTGACCGAGGACGATTTCGTCGCGATGCGCACCGCGCGCGACGCCACGCTCGCGATGCCCGTGCTGATGCTGCCGTCCGTGCAGGTCAACATGCGCGCCGGCCACCTGCCCGAGCCCGAAGACAACGGCGTGCGCTACCTGAAGATCCCGCTCGACGCGATCTGAGCGACACGCCCCGCCCCATCCGGAGAACCCCGACATGACCATCCGCAAGCTGACCGACACGCTGTCGGTCTCGCCGCAGATCGCGGCGGCCGACCTGCCCGCGCTTCACGCGGCCGGCATTCGCGCGATCATCTGCAACCGCCCCGACGGCGAAGGCCCCGACCAGCCGACCGTCACCGAGATCCGCGCGGCCGCCGCGCCGCTCGGCATCGACGTGCATTACCTGCCGGTCGATACCGGCAAGGTGACCGACGACCAGGCCGCGCAGTTCGGCGCGCTCGTCGCGTCGCTCGACGGCCCGGTGCTCGCGTACTGCCGCAGCGGGACGCGCTCGGCCACGCTGTGGGCGCTGTCGCAAGCCGGCCTGCGTCCGCTGAACGACATCGTCGCGACGGCCGGCGCAGCCGGCTACGACCTGCGCGCGCTCGCGTCGCGGGTCGTGCAAGGCGGCAGGCAGGCGGCGCCGGCCGTCGACGCGCGGCACGACATCGTGATCGTCGGTGCGGGCGCGGCCGGCATCGCGGTCGCGTCGAGCCTGCTCTCGCGCGATGCGTCGCTCGACATCGCCGTGATCGATCCGGCCGACGTCCACTACTACCAGCCTGGCTGGACGATGGTCGGCGCGGGCGTGTTCCAGCCCGGGACCACTGCGCGCCGGATGACCGACGTGCTGCCGCGCGGCGTGCAGCACATCCAGGCCGCCGTCGCGGGCTTCGAGCCCGACGCGCACACGGTCGTGCTCGACGGATGCCGCCGCATCGGGTATCGCAAGCTCGTCGTGTGCCCGGGGCTCAAGCTCGACTGGCACGCGATCGAAGGCCTGGCCGACACGCTTGGCCGCAACGGCGTCACGTCGAACTACCGCTACGATCTCGCGCCGTACACGTGGGAGCTGGTCCGCGCGTTCCGCGGCGGCAACGCGCTCTTCACGCAGCCGCCGATGCCGATCAAGTGCGCGGGCGCACCGCAGAAGGCGATGTACCTGTCGTGCGACCACTGGCGGCGCGCGGGCCGACTCGAAGCCGCGAACGTCGAGTTCCTGAATGCGGGCGCCGCGCTGTTCGGCGTCGCCGACTACGTGCCCGCGCTGATGGAATACGTGAAAAGCTACGACATCGCGCTGTCGTTCGGCCACAACCTCGTCGCGATCGACGGGCCCGCGCGCCGCGCGACATTCACACGCGCACTGCCGGACGGCGGCAAGGAAACCGTCGTGCGTCCGTTCGACATGATTCACGTCGTGCCGCCGCAGAAGGCGCCCGACTTCGTGCGTTCGAGCCCGCTCGCCGACACGGCCGGCTGGATCGACGTCGATCCGGCGACCCTGCGGCACAAGCAGTATCCGGACGTCTACGCGCTCGGCGACGCCACCAACACGACCAATGCGAAAACGGCCGCGGCCGCCCGCAAGCAGGCGCCCGTCGTCGCGCACAACCTGCTCGCGTCGCTCGGCCGCGCGCACGGCGACGCCGCGTACGACGGCTACGGGTCGTGCCCACTCACCGTCGAGCGCGGCAAGATCGTGCTCGCCGAATTCCTGTACGGCGGCAAGGTCGCGCCGACCTTCCCCGCGTGGCTGATCGACGGCAAGCGTCCGTCGCGGCTCGCGTGGCTGCTGAAGGAGCGCATCCTGCCGCCGCTTTACTGGAAGGCGATGCTCAAGGGCCGCGAATGGCTCGCGAAGCCCGCGATCGTGCGTTGAACGGAGCCCGATGACGTCATGCTGATTTCCCTCGTCCTCGGTGGTTTCGTCGGCGCCGTGCTCGGCCTGACCGGCGCCGGCGGCGGCATCCTCGCGGTGCCGGCGCTCGTCGTCGGCATGAGCTGGCCGATGCAGCAGGCCACGCCCGTCGCGCTCGTCGCGGTGGCCGGCAGCGCCGCCCTCGGCGCGCTCGAAGGTTTCCGCCGCGGGCTCGTGCGCTATCGCGCGGCGTTGCTGATGGCCGTGGCCGGCGTGCCGCTGACCACGCTCGGCGTGCGGCTTGCGCACGTGCTGCCGCAGCGCCTGCTGCTCGCGTTGTTCGCGCTGACGATGCTGGTCGTTGCCGGCCGCCTGTTGTTGCAGGCGCTGCGGCATGCGCCGGTCGACGCGGAAGCGTCGCCGCTGTGCGTCGGCCGCATCAACCCCGATACCGGCCGGCTCGTGTGGTCCTGGCCCGTGGGCGTCGCGCTGGCATCGACCGGCGCGATGACGGGTCTGATGACGGGCTTGCTCGGCGTCGGCGGCGGCTTCGTGATCGTGCCGATGCTGCGCAAATTCACGAACGTGTCGATGCACGGCGTCGTCGCGACGTCGCTGATGGTGATCGCGCTCGTCGGCACGGGCGGCGTGTTCGCCACGCTCTTGTCCGGCACACGCGCGCCGCTCGACGTGACGCTGTGGTTCACCGTTGCGACCGCGCTCGGCATGGCCGCCGGCCGCGGCGCGTCGCGCCACCTCGCCGCGCGGCACGTGCAGGCCGGGTTCGCGGCCGTGCTCGTGTGCGTCGCGCTCGGGCTTTTGGCGAAGGCGGCGTTCGGCGCGTAAGGCGGCGCGCGACCGGGCGCGGGAATCGAACCCGCGTCCCGCCCGCGACGCCCCTCGTCCGTCGCAATCGCGTACTGACCGGCGCCGATCCACACGCAGCGCCACCAAACAAAACGCCCGGCCCGACTCGTCGTCGGCACCGGGCGTTTTTTAACCGCAGCGGTCACAACCTGAACCTCAGGTCGCGAACCCCGCCATCCGCTTGCGTTCCTGGCGCAGCATCACGAAGTTCGCGATCACGACACCGGCCGTCACCGCGACGATGAACAGCGTCGCGAGCGCGTTCATCTCCGGGTTCAGCCCCAGCCGCACGCGCGAAAACACCACGAGCGGCAGCGTCGTCGAGCCGGGGCCCGACAGGAACGCCGACAGCACGAGATCATCGATCGACAGCGTGAACGACAGCAGCCAGCCCGCGATCAGCGCCTGCGAAATCAGCGGCAGCGTGATCGTGAAGAACACCTTCAGCGGCGTCGCGCCGAGATCGAGCGCGGCTTCTTCCAGCGACGGGTTCAGCTCGCGCACGCGCGACTGCACGATGATCGCGACGTACGAGATGCACAGCATCACGTGGCCGAGCCAGATCGTGAACACACCGCGCTCGGCCGGCCAGCCGATCCACTTCGCGAGCTCGATGAACAGCAGCAGCAGCGAGATCCCCTGGATCACCTCGGGAATCACGAGCGGCGCGTTGATCATCCCGCTGAACAGCGCGAAGCCGCGAAAGCGCCCCATCCGCGCGAGCACGAAGCCGGCCCACGTGCCGATGAACACCGACGCGAACGCGGTCAGCACGCCGATCTTCAGCGACAGCCACGCGGCCGTCAGCAGTTCGTCGTCCTCGACGAGCGCCGCGTACCAGCGGAACGAGAAGCCCGACCACACGGTGACGAGCTTCGACTCGTTGAACGAATAGACGATCAGGCTGATGATCGGGATATACAGGAACGCGAAGCCGGCAAACAGCGCCGCGAACTGCAGGTAACGATTCGGCTTCATCGACGGCCTCCCTGCTCTTTCGCCTGGAAGTGCTGGAACATCGCCATCGGCACGAGCAGCAGCAGCACCATCGCGCAGGTCACCGCCGACGCCATCGGCCAGTCTGCGTTGTTGAAGAACTCGTTCCACATCACGCGGCCGATCATCAGCGTGTTCGCGCCGCCGAGCAGCTCGGGAATCACGTACTCGCCGACCGCCGGGATGAACACGAGCAGGCAGCCCGCGATGATCCCGTTCTTCGACAGCGGCAGCGTGATCTGCACGAACGCCTTCCACGGCCTGGCGCCGAGGTCGTACGCGGCTTCCAGCAGGCGCAGGTCCATCTTCACGAGGTGCGCATACAACGGCATCACGAGGAACGGCAGGTACGAATAGACCATCCCGATGTACACCGCGTAGTTGGTGCGATACAGCTCGATCGGCGTATGCGTGAGCCCGATCCACATCAGGAAGTTGTTCAGCAGCCCGTTGTTCTTCAGGATGCCGATCCATGCATACACGCGGATCAGGAACGACGTCCAGAACGGCAGCATCACGCCCATCATCAGCAGGTTGCGGGTCGCCGGGTTCGAGCGCGCGATGTAGTACGCCATCGGATAGCCGATCAGCAGGCACAGCAGCGTCGTGATCGCGGCCACCCACACCGAATTCACGTAGGTCGCGAAATACAGGCTGTCCGTGAACAGGAACGCGTAGTGCGACAGGTTCAGCGCGACGTGCACGACGCCGTCCGCGTACGACGCGAGTTCCGTATACGGCGGGATGCCGAGCTGCAGCTCCGCGAAACTGATCTTCACGACCAGCACGAACGGCACGAGGAAGAACAGCACGAGCCACGTGAACGGGCCAGCCACGACCGCCGTGGCGCCCGTCAGGTTGAAGCGCCGCACCGGCCACGAAAGCATGGACTTGAACGTGGTCATGACGTCAGCACCACGCCGGCCGTCGCGCTCCAGCGCACGTAGATCTCGTCGCCGAGCGCCGGCGTGTCGAGCTCCGAAATCGCGAGGCTCGACACGTTCGCGATCACCGTCTTGCCGCCGTCGAGCTTCACGTGATACAGCGAGTAGCCGCCCATGTAAGCGACGTTGCTGATGCGGCCGCGCGCCCAGTTGAACGCGCCTTCGGGCGGCTTGCGCGTGAGCGCGATCCGTTCGGGGCGCACCGACACCGTGACCGGCATCCCGAGCGGGCCCGAGATCCCGTGGCTCACG
This region of Burkholderia contaminans genomic DNA includes:
- a CDS encoding sulfite exporter TauE/SafE family protein encodes the protein MLISLVLGGFVGAVLGLTGAGGGILAVPALVVGMSWPMQQATPVALVAVAGSAALGALEGFRRGLVRYRAALLMAVAGVPLTTLGVRLAHVLPQRLLLALFALTMLVVAGRLLLQALRHAPVDAEASPLCVGRINPDTGRLVWSWPVGVALASTGAMTGLMTGLLGVGGGFVIVPMLRKFTNVSMHGVVATSLMVIALVGTGGVFATLLSGTRAPLDVTLWFTVATALGMAAGRGASRHLAARHVQAGFAAVLVCVALGLLAKAAFGA
- a CDS encoding ABC transporter permease subunit, with translation MKPNRYLQFAALFAGFAFLYIPIISLIVYSFNESKLVTVWSGFSFRWYAALVEDDELLTAAWLSLKIGVLTAFASVFIGTWAGFVLARMGRFRGFALFSGMINAPLVIPEVIQGISLLLLFIELAKWIGWPAERGVFTIWLGHVMLCISYVAIIVQSRVRELNPSLEEAALDLGATPLKVFFTITLPLISQALIAGWLLSFTLSIDDLVLSAFLSGPGSTTLPLVVFSRVRLGLNPEMNALATLFIVAVTAGVVIANFVMLRQERKRMAGFAT
- a CDS encoding ABC transporter permease subunit, with translation MTTFKSMLSWPVRRFNLTGATAVVAGPFTWLVLFFLVPFVLVVKISFAELQLGIPPYTELASYADGVVHVALNLSHYAFLFTDSLYFATYVNSVWVAAITTLLCLLIGYPMAYYIARSNPATRNLLMMGVMLPFWTSFLIRVYAWIGILKNNGLLNNFLMWIGLTHTPIELYRTNYAVYIGMVYSYLPFLVMPLYAHLVKMDLRLLEAAYDLGARPWKAFVQITLPLSKNGIIAGCLLVFIPAVGEYVIPELLGGANTLMIGRVMWNEFFNNADWPMASAVTCAMVLLLLVPMAMFQHFQAKEQGGRR
- a CDS encoding MBL fold metallo-hydrolase, with product MSHATTLSVEGFFDPATHTVSYLLLDTASRACALIDSVLDYDPKSGRTSTASADRLIARVAELGADVHWLLETHVHADHLSAAPYLKEHVGGQIAIGSHVRRVQHVFGTLFNAGPGFAQDGRQFDRLLDDGDTLALGALTIRALHTPGHTPACMTYCVDDAAQRAAFVGDTLFMPDYGTARCDFPGGDARTLYRSIARVLGLPPDTRLYLCHDYQPGGRDVQFETTVAEQRRANVHVKDGVTEDDFVAMRTARDATLAMPVLMLPSVQVNMRAGHLPEPEDNGVRYLKIPLDAI
- a CDS encoding bifunctional protein tyrosine phosphatase family protein/NAD(P)/FAD-dependent oxidoreductase; the protein is MTIRKLTDTLSVSPQIAAADLPALHAAGIRAIICNRPDGEGPDQPTVTEIRAAAAPLGIDVHYLPVDTGKVTDDQAAQFGALVASLDGPVLAYCRSGTRSATLWALSQAGLRPLNDIVATAGAAGYDLRALASRVVQGGRQAAPAVDARHDIVIVGAGAAGIAVASSLLSRDASLDIAVIDPADVHYYQPGWTMVGAGVFQPGTTARRMTDVLPRGVQHIQAAVAGFEPDAHTVVLDGCRRIGYRKLVVCPGLKLDWHAIEGLADTLGRNGVTSNYRYDLAPYTWELVRAFRGGNALFTQPPMPIKCAGAPQKAMYLSCDHWRRAGRLEAANVEFLNAGAALFGVADYVPALMEYVKSYDIALSFGHNLVAIDGPARRATFTRALPDGGKETVVRPFDMIHVVPPQKAPDFVRSSPLADTAGWIDVDPATLRHKQYPDVYALGDATNTTNAKTAAAARKQAPVVAHNLLASLGRAHGDAAYDGYGSCPLTVERGKIVLAEFLYGGKVAPTFPAWLIDGKRPSRLAWLLKERILPPLYWKAMLKGREWLAKPAIVR
- a CDS encoding sigma-54 interaction domain-containing protein; this encodes MNPHDTIPIVPAPRDDAMPDVRALVAYLEQDPQPMIVVDPDYRILAANDAYRRQFGVAGVEHVGRHCFQVSHHYDVPCDQAGEHCPMKQALESRGLNRVLHIHHTPRGPEHVDVELRPIFDADGNVIAYVERLTTVRSASAQPSAEGLVGGADAFNSALGALQRVAPSMLPVLLLGESGTGKELFARALHEASDRAMGPFVVVDCSGIAETLFESELFGYEKGAFTGANQRKPGLVETAQGGTLFLDEIGDVPLPMQVKLLRLIESGTFRRVGGVEALRADFRLVAATHKPLREMIDDGRFRQDLYYRINAFPIPLPALRERRGDVALLAESILRRIANARASAGDAGARPFAARPFVLTERALACLDAYAWPGNIRELRNVLERACLFADDGTIRIEHLPAELVVASAVQQEGAAGVRGVSDAELVRIARTFDGTRKALAEQVGMSERTLYRRMKALGLGTREG